Genomic segment of Streptococcus australis:
GATTCATCGGAGTCATAAACCCTGGGGTTACAAAACCTTTTAGATATTTTTTAACACCGCGACGACGAATTCCTTCAATATGGGTCATCAGGATAATTCCGAATGACAAGGCCAAGTCAAACTGGAGATTTGCTGTTGGCGATGTCCAAAGGTTTGTCCCATCTGTAGTTTGAAGTTTCGCCATCAAACCCAGATTATTTGCGATAACCATAAAAAGAAATAAACACAAGTAAAAGAGTGAGTAATCTTTCATGTACCGTGAACCTACGTTCGGTTCCGTAAATCCGACTACAAAGTCATAGAGATACTCTAGTACATTTTGCTTTCCTTTGGGTTTTACTGTCATATTGCGACTTGCCCAATAGATAAAGCCAAAAATAAGTGCCACAGACAACAAAGTCAATGCTGTCAAGGTTAAATCAAAGGTAACAGGACCAATATTGATGGTTGGATTGATACTTTCTTCCATCTAGAATCCTCCCTTTTCCATTTTATACTTCTCTTTATTTGATGATAAATGAAAATACGAGAGTTACAAAGAATGTTCCTTCGATAAAGGCAATCCCCATGATCATCAAACTACGCAATTGTGGAATGATATCTGGTTGGCGTGCTGCAGATTTGAACAAACCGTTCATCAAAAATCCTTCTGCAAGAGATACACCCATACAGGCAAGACATAGACCAAAAAATGTTAAATTCATAATGAATTCTCCTTTTTTATTTAAATTTACTTCCTTAGTTTAGTCCTAAAATTTGTTTTTGTCAACTTTTTACTAACATTGAAAGCGTTTAAGATGATTTATTCCTAATTTTACTATTTTTAGTACAATTGTATAGAAACTTTTCATCTGTTACCATAAGAAATTCCGTATTTTTACTAAGGTTTCTAAAGCAAAATAAAAGACCCAAGCTTAAAAACTTGGATCTATTTTTTCTATTTAAAATAAAATGAATGATGAAGTTTGCAACCGGGATTAAATTGAGATGAGCAGAATGGACAAGCCATCTGTTTCTGATATTTTTGAAATGTCATAGTCCTCTTACAAGCCCCACATAAAATCGGTCGATCCTCAGAAAGCGTCAAGGGGTAGGGTGAAAATAAATGTGTCTCCATCGCATTGTGACACTGATAGCATGCGTAGTATTTCTTGCATTCATAACACTGGAGTGAAACAATGTCTTCTTTACTATGATAATGAACACACCTACTTTCATCATCTACCAATAAACCATGCGCTTGAATCATTCCCTTTTCCCTATCTAGGCACGAACTGTGACACTTGTCCCGTCTTCCTTATAGAGGTTGATAAGTCCTTCTTTCAGGGCACGGACCATGTCACCTGCTTGCACAGGCTGTGGAACCTTGATTGTCAATAGCTCCATTGGATTTGGTGCACGATCGATCTTGTTACCTTTGGCATCGTGAAGGTCT
This window contains:
- the atpB gene encoding F0F1 ATP synthase subunit A; this translates as MEESINPTINIGPVTFDLTLTALTLLSVALIFGFIYWASRNMTVKPKGKQNVLEYLYDFVVGFTEPNVGSRYMKDYSLFYLCLFLFMVIANNLGLMAKLQTTDGTNLWTSPTANLQFDLALSFGIILMTHIEGIRRRGVKKYLKGFVTPGFMTPMNLLEEVTNFLSLALRVFGNIFAGEVMASLLITLSHQALYWYPVAFVTNLVWTAFSVFISCVQAYVFTVLSSMYLGNKINDEE
- a CDS encoding F0F1 ATP synthase subunit C, giving the protein MNLTFFGLCLACMGVSLAEGFLMNGLFKSAARQPDIIPQLRSLMIMGIAFIEGTFFVTLVFSFIIK
- a CDS encoding CHY zinc finger protein is translated as MIQAHGLLVDDESRCVHYHSKEDIVSLQCYECKKYYACYQCHNAMETHLFSPYPLTLSEDRPILCGACKRTMTFQKYQKQMACPFCSSQFNPGCKLHHSFYFK